The genomic DNA TCCTGGCCTCGCCGATGTGGATCGTCATCTCGCCCTTGTCGGTGATCTCCGCGCGCGGCAGGTCGGGCGCATCGGGGAGCACGGGCCTTCCATCCGCTTCGGTCACCATCCATGTGCCCGCGATCTTCTGAGCGGGGGTCTTCGCGGTCTCGGCATTGCCGGCGCGTCTGGAGCCGGTAAAGGGCATCGTGCCGACGCCTGGGATCATCACTCTTCCAACGATCCCATCGCCGATCAGCGTCGCCGTCACGACGATGGAGGATGTCTCGGTGCCCTCCGTGATGTCCACGACATACGACAGCACACCGTTCCGGTACGCGACGTTCCGGGCACGCTCGCCACCCGATTTCTTTCCTTCCGCGTCCGCCTTCTCCTCGTTCTTGACGCTCACCTTCCCGTCGTCGCCGACCTCGACGATGATCGCGCCGTCGAACGACTCCCCCATCCCGAACGTGTAATCCCACGTCCCCGCGATGCCTTTGGGCGTCTCCGGCGTGATCTCGTAACGCACGCCGTCCACCCACACGTCGCGGATCTTCGACTTCTTCGCGAAGATCGGCCCGTCGGCCACGATCAGGTTCGCGACCTTCCCCTTCTCGACCGTTCCGAGCATCGCGTCGGCGCCCAGCATCTTTGCGGGGTTGGTCGTCAGCATCGCCAAGGCGCGATCCTCTTTCAGTCCGTGGTTGATCGCCTTGCGCAGGTTGCCGGCAAAGTCGCGACGCGACTCCAGCTCGCTCGACGTCAGCGCGACCAGCAGCCCCTTCTCGTCCAATCGCCTCGGGTTCGTCGGATGCTGCTCCCACGACATCAGGTCGCGCAGGTCGATCTCATCCGCCTTTGAGATCGAGTCCACCTGCGGCGTTCTCGGGAAGCGAAGCGGGATGATCGTCGGGTTGCCGTTGGCCGCGATCGCATCCAGACGCTTGTACTCATTGCCGGATCCGATCAGGATCGTCGGTCTGCCGAACTCCTGCCCGATCTTCGCTGCGCGGAGCGACTCCAGCTCGTGCTCCACATCGAACGCCAGCGGCACACTCTTGTCCGCGAGCGCGTCGAGACACGACCAGGGGTCTGTCGAGACGCCGCGCTTCAGCTGATCCGCGCGGTGGTCCGCGTCCAGAAGCGTCTGCCTCACGAGCGCGATCGCACCCATCTGGCTCGACGGGTAGACGCGGAACCCCGCCTCACCCGACTTGATCGACGCCGCCTGATAGATGGCTTTCCTGTAGACGGGCGGACGATCCGCGCTCGCCTCGGTGGGGACATCGCCGACGGAGACCAGCGCCGCCGCGCCGCGCAGGTTCCCACGCAGGGGCGCGATCGCCGCGCTCGTGAAGCCGAGCCCGCGCAGGGTCTTGCGTGTCTCCGCGTCCATGCCCACACCGTCGAGCGCGCTCCGCTGGGGAACGACGTTGGGGTTCTGATGCACACCCGGCGCGCTCCGGTCGGGCGCGGGCACCTCGACCTCAAGGAACGGCTCGATGAACCCCGCATAGACGTGCAGACCGCTCCCGTCCCACACGCGGCTTCCCGCCAGGGCCTCCGCGTCCGCATCTCCCGTGACCACGCGATCAATCAGCCCGTCTTTCACGATAACGGTCGCGCGCTCGAGCGTCTGCGTCGGCGAGACATGCACCGTCGCGTTCGTGATCGCGTGCCGCGTGGGACGCGCATCACGGACCGACTCCGGCTTGGGAAGGAGCGGCGATGTGCCCGTCGGCTGGGCGGTCGTGACGCCGCATGCAGTGGTCGCACTCAGCGATACGACTCCGATCGATAGGATTCGTGTGAGGTGACGGACAGCGCGGCTCGCGCGAGGCGGCGGGAAGGGGTGGGTGGGCATGGTCACTAGAGTACAGATCGTGCGGGCAGAAGGTGCAGGCCGCTCGGGAGACTACACCCGCGACGACGCTGGCTTTCGGGGGACCCGGGTTCCGGGGGCCTGCTTCTTTGCCCTCGCAGACCTGGAGTACTGCGTGAACGCGATCTCCATCGCGTCGTCCCACGGGATACAGGTCTTGCGCGGCTGGGAGAAGCACATCTCAAGCGCCCGCGATTCGGAAAGAACGTCGGTGACGCGCCAGGAGTATTTGTTGCTTGTCACTGCAGCGAGATTCTCCTGGCTGCTCAGGATAAGCGCCTCTCGAACGCACGCGATGGTCTGCCCGTGGCGTTTCACGATCGAGAGTTTCTCGTGCGGCTGCATGAAGAACCATGTGATCTCGTCGACTCGCACATTCTCTCGAAGCGTCTCTACAAAGCTCAGGCCCAGGCCCGAGGGCTTCTGGATATCTCGAATCCTGGCTTCGAGCAGGAGGCAAGACATCAGTTCGAGGTACGATGTTCTCGGGTTCTCGGGCACAAGGCAGTTCAACACATCAATGATATTGGATGAGTGCTCGCAATCCTCCTGGTTCGCCTCAGTGAACAGGCGGTGGATCCATGACACTTCGGGATAGAGAAACTCGAACTTCACGCCCCGATTCGAGGCCTCGAGAACCTCAGTGCGCACATCGGAATTGTGGGCGTCGTGGAGCGGGAGTGCGGTCACGACGGAGATCTTGTCGCCCGGCTTGGACTGGCGCATGTCGCGGATGATCCGCTCGACCGCCTGCGGCGTGGTCTCTATGCGAGTGAAAAATCGCGCGCCGTCTCTGAGCAGCGACTCCAACTGGGTCGCGACCTTTCTCGGAATGCGCGACACGCCGTCGCTGACGCCGCCCCTGCGACCGTAACTCTTCCAGAGGGCGTAGTCGGGGTTCTTGAGATATTGGAAGTAGCGATCGCTGACGCCGAGTCGCGAGATTACCTCTCGCTCGCTCCAGCCATTGGCGATCAAGGTCTCGATTCCCCGGGCGAAGTCTTGTGGTGACACGATCTCGCCGGAAACGCTCGCGTCCGTACTCGTCTCAGCCATTGATTCGTTCTCCGGACATGTCTTGCTGCCGCAACAGCTCTGCCCCAGTCCCATCCCACTGAAGTTAGCACGACGACGCCCAGCGTGCGAACCGTCCGATGCAACGCTCATCACGCAGGGTGCCATTCTACGCCATTCACAACAAATTGTTCACTGGCATTACCATTATTGTCGCATTTTTCACATTTTGTGAGAATGTAGGGCATCTCACTGTTCGGGGGGGCATCTCCCAAGGCCGCATCATGGGCAAATTTTCCACATATTCGGTATCTGAACGGGTGATGCGGCCCTCGAAAAAATTCTTGCCGTAAGCTCGCAAAACAGTTATGATAAAGTAGCCCAACCTAGGGCAGTTCCGAAGTCGAGCACGATGCGGGACTCAATGGAGTAATTAGAGGCGCCATCGCCGTGATGGCCCGCCGCGGTGATCGGGTCTGTGTGCGTTCTCCGCCTCGATCGCGTGCTCGACGGATGCAGGAGGTCATCATGCCTCGCCGCCGCACCACCGCAATCGAATCCATCGTCGTCTCCACGCTGATCGCGACCATGCTGCTAGCCGCCGTTGCTCATTCTGCGACTGGCCTTACGAACCCGAACCCCCCGGCCACATCGACGAGGATCGTCGGCTCGCTGAGTCCGTCCTTGACAGTCACATGGGTGTCGCCGGTGCACATCCGCACGTCGAGCCGTGCGCCCGCGCCCGGCGAACGCCCACTGGCTCTGAGCGCTTCCACGCCTCCTCAGCCCATCACCAAGAAGCGCCGTCGTTGCCCGCTCAGGCCGGGGCTGCGCTACACGCTGCTTTCCGTCGCGCTGATGATGCCGGTCGGCATCATCGCGACCTGTGTGGGCAACCGCGCGAGCAGCGCGAGCGCGTCGGATAGCAACGCGGCTGGTGCATTGAGTCCAATGGTGGCTCCGCAAGCGAACTCGTTTAATCTGCACTTCCGCACGCTGGATGGCTTCTCGTTCGGCCAAGTGAGGGTGTACAACGACCGAGACGGCTTCGAGTCGACAAACGCCGAGAGCATCCTGATTAATGCGCCAGACAGTTGGTGCCGTCACGGAGAACGACTGCGGCTCTATGTCCGTGCTCAGCGAGGCGAGTGGATCTTTGTCGACGCGGTGACAGTCGAACTCGATGGGAGAGGGCGGCCTCTCGACGTGATGCTCAGCAAGACGCTGCACGACATCCGAGAAGTGCGAGCCAAGTGAGCCTTCGGCGGTCGGCTGGTCTTCGAACCAACAATCTCGCCCGTGCGGTGTTGAGGCAAAGAGTGTTCGCAGAAGGTGTCGGTGCTGTTAGCACGTCACACTATGAAAGTCTGGCTTTTGTACGCATATAGCGCATGCGGCGTCATTGTTCTTGTCGTTAGATATATGAGTGGTATGTGCGGTCGTTCCGTCGCGCAGGCCCTGCGCGGCCGATGGCCCGCCATCGAGCGAATCTCTGAATCTTGGCTCGCTCGCCGAAAACGGGTGGCCGAACTCCGGTTCGCTTTGCATATTCCCCCATCAGCGGCCCGCATCGCCGCTGCGCACGCACCTCGGGAGCCCTCGGAATGAAACGCACCGTCGCATCGCTCGCGCTTGCGGGCGCGCTGTCCGTGACCTGCCACGCCGGCATCATCACCCAGGAGTTCGCGATCCCGTGGTCGTCGGGGCTTCGTGTGATGGACATCGCCGTCGATCCCTTCGCGCCCCCCTCGGCCTCGCAGCCGCTGAACAGCGTCACGATCTCCATCATGGGCTTCTCGCGGACGCAGCTCACCACCGCGACGCCATTCGGCGGCACGGTGCCCGTCTCAATGACCCAGTCATTCGGCGCACTTGTTGAGTTCTCCGACGGGACGGACATCGCGATCGTGGACCGGACTTCGACGGTCCAGGAATTCAATCTGGGGATGGAGAGCGTGTGGTTCTCAGGGTTGACGCTCGCGGGCGCGGTGCTGGCGCCGCCGACGCTCTACCTCCCGGGCGACTCGGCGTTCGATCGCTTCACGGGCGCGGCCCCGGTCTCGATCTCACTGTCGCTCGACGGCGGCACGAACCTGCTCTCGCCGCCGACGCCCGGACACATCGGCGCGATCACGGGCACGGAGTGGATCGTGACGGTCTCGTACGACTTTGTTCCCGCGCCGGGCGGGCTCGCGCTCGCCGGGGTCGCGGGCGTGATCGCGATGCGCCGTCGGCGATCCTGATACTCACCGCTCGATGGTGTAGGAATCCTGCAGGAAGATATCTCGCCCATCCGGCCCGACTGTGCGCAGCACGGCCATGATGCGGATGCGCGAGGTCGGCGGCGTGGGGTTACCACGCGCGAGAAGGGCCTCCGCCGCGCCGAGCGCGGTTCCCGAGCGATTGAGCCCGCCGAGTGTGAAGCGGTACATCTTCGATGCGGGGTCGTACCACGCGGCGTTCTCTTCCAGATCCGAGAGGCGCACGCTCGGCCACGTCAGTTCGAGCGTGTCGTCGGCCGACCCGATGGCGCGATCGCCCGCGTACAGGCGGAGTTCGAGGTTCCCGATCGCCTTCGAGAAGTCCCCCCAGCGGTCCACCGTCTCCAGATACACAACGACGATGGGCCTGCCTCTCTCATCGCGGTCGAGGCGCGTCAGCGGGTAGACGCGCAGCTCGGTCGGCGCGAAGGGCCACGCCCGGCCCGTGGGGTCGACATCGCCTCGGATCACAGGGCGGATGGGGTTGGCGACCTGGCAAGAGCCGAGCACGCCCATGGCCGCGGCCCCCGAGATCAGCGCAGCGCAGAACCGCGCGCCTGACCGTGCCCGGCTGGGTAAGAGATCGAACAGGGATGGATGGGCGGCGGTCATGGAGCGTCAAGTCTATCGGAGTCCGGGCACGGTCATCGGTCGGGGGAGCGATCTGCCCGAGGTCATCACAGGAGATCCCGCGGGCTCGGCGCTCTCACGCGGCGGATGCCGGTCCCTCCCTGGACTGCTTCGGCTCCGGACGGTTCTCGACCGATCGCGCCGAACTCGCCGCGGATCGCATCCGCAGCGCGGCTTCGAGCGCGGTGAGCGCACGCGTGTTCTCCCGGACAACGCCGACCAGCAGCGAGAGCTCGGAGCGCTGCCTTACCAGTCGCTCGTGCGCCTGCGTGAGTTGTCGCTCACGCTCAGCCGATGCCCGCCGCTCGGTCAGCCACAGGAACGCGATGAGCCCCGCGGCTCCGAAGGGCGTGAGTGATGTGATCGTGGTGGGGTCCATGGGAGGAGTCGCGAAGTCAGAAGGCACACAGGGAGAAGGCACTCAGGCACAAGCACGCAAAGGCGCGAGATCAGGAAGCGGGCGGCGAGAACGCGAGCACGCTGAAGCGTCTGAAGCGGGCCTCATACGCGATCGACCGCATCCGCCCGCGATCGGTCCGGTCACCCTCGATGTACGTGTGGAACGACATCCCTTCCCACGTGCGTCCGTGGGTATCCACGAGCGTGCCAGGTGTCGGCGGGTCGAGGAGTTGCGCAGTCATCGCGTCGCGGAGCGTCCAGAGAGCCGACTCGCTCGCCGCGACGAGACGCCCGGTGACGATGACCTCCAACTCGACCAGGCCAAGCGGGTATGAGTTCGGCCCAAAGCCGCCGAGCGCAAAGTCGGCGACGACCAGGTGCCCCTGCCTGGCGAGCGCGAAGCGGTGGGGGCCTGCAAAGAGCGCGAGCGACTTGAAGGTTGATGGCATGGGGGTACTCCAAGAAGGCACAAAGGCACAAAGGCATGGAGACGAAGCGCAGGGAGTCAGTCGGAGGGCTCCGTCGCGATGGGATCGGTGGCGCCGTCGGTTGAGAGCGCGATGAGCGTGATCGTGCGGACCGCGCCGCGTTTCAGCGAGACCTCGTGCGTGACCGACTCGACGCACGCTTCGGCCGCGAGGCGCGTGCGCGGACGATTGGTCGATGTGGGCGAGGTGAAGAGCTCGAACATGCCGACCTCACCGGGGCGGGGTGCGCCGAGATCCTCAGAAGCGAGTTCCTGAACGATCTTGATCCGCGTCACCTGCTCCGGGGCATCGACGAAGGTCGGATGCGGCCCGGTGTCCGTGTAGGCGATCACCGAACGCGAGGCCTCGCGGTCGATGGTCACGAGCGCGACGTTGGCCCACGTCGAGTCGCCGAAACTCACTGTCCGTGGTGAAAGCAACAGCATGATTCACTCCCATTGCCCACTGCCCATTCAGCCGCGTACCAACTGCATCACGCCCGGTCGCCGGATCGCATCGGGCATTCCATCACCATCAAGATCAAGGAACGCGCCGATGCCCACGCGCTCCTGCTCGTACATCTCGCGGTATCGATCGGCGCGCATCGAGACGCCCGCATCTGTCCCTGCGTTCAGAGACGCGCTCAGCCAGATCAGACGCAGCGCAGCGAGCGCTTCCAGGCGCGCGAGCGAGCCGGGATTCAGGATGCTCTCGACACCCGGGAGCCCCGCGCGGGCGTCGGGCGGCAGATCCGGCTCGATCCCGATCGAGCGCATCACCTGGGCGTGGGCGATCCCCCGCTGTGGCACGAACGAGACGATGTGCAGCGGGCGGTTCGTCACCGGCGAGGGCGGCTGCGGGGCGTCCTGTGCCCCGCGCCTGATGCGAGAGATCACGAGCGTCGAAGGGCCCGTCCGCTCCACGACTTCGTAGGTCTGCCCGTCAACCACGCAGACGTGCCCGGGCGCGATGCCCGCGGCATCGAACGGAACGTCGACCCCGAGCGCGGTGAGCGTCGAGCCGCTGATCGACGCGCTGCCCCGTGAGAGACGCTGCCCGGCGTGCTGCGCCTCGATGAACGCTTGGGTCTCGATGCGGGCGATGTCGGCGTCGGTGGTGAGCATGCGCGCTCCTCTGAGAGTCTCTGGACTCGGCTGGCTGGATAACCCACGGATGGCGATCCGCGGGTTCGCGTGAAGCGCCGCGACCGGCCCGTCTGCCGGCCGCGGCGTGTGGCACGGGGCTCCCACCCCGCGATGGCTCTTGGTGGCACCGCTCTCCTGAGCGGTGTCGTCTCGGCTCGGAGAGCCGAGCCACCCCGGGACTCAGGCCGCGAGTCCGGCGATGATGGCGTGCGCGTTCTCGTTGCGGCACTCCAGCGTGTACTCGCCGATCACCTGCCCGGCGTGCGCATCTCCGCGCGCCGCGAGCGGCTTGAAGTGGAACGAACGCCCGCTCAGCGGAAGAACCTCCACACGCGAGGAATCCAGCATCAGCACGTAGTCCTGGGGCACCCAGCGCGAGAGGATCACGCGGCAGACGCCATAGTCCGACTCGTACACGCTCACCATGTCGCGGAAGCGGGTCTCCTCGGGCAGGTACGAGCGGGCCGCGCTCGCGAAGGCGTTGATGCGCCTCTTCTGCGCCCCTCCGACAACGATGGTGTCGATCCGTGCCGAGGATTGCTCCCACACGCGCCGGAGCGCGGCGTTCAGCACCTCCTCGTTAAGCACATCGCCGACGCCGCCCCCCGCCGGGAAACCGGCGACACCGGGCACAAAGCGATTGGACTGGATGATCCGGAGCAGACCGTTCATGGACCGACGCACGGTCGTCGAGCCCTGCGGGTCGCTTGCCGGCGCGACGCCGTTGATCACGCAATTCTCAAGGTCGCGCAGCAGCTCGCGCGTCCGCTCCTGCTTCTGGAAGTCCATCTCGTCGGCCACGCCGTGGGCGCGGGCCGCCTGCATCGAGCCGGAGACCTCGACGGTTGAGGTGAAGATCTGCGTGTAGTTGCGCCGTCTGATGCGGCTCGTGAAGCGTGCGGCGTTCGCGTCCGCGCCTTCGAGCGCGGCGTTGCCGAGAATCGTGAGCAGCATGTCGTTCGCAAGCGCGTGGGGCGTGGTGGCTCCGTAGCCGCGCACGACCGTGAGCGTGTTCGACGCGACCGCCGTCACCAGCATCACCTCCGTCGAGTTGCCCGGGCGGACGAGATCGCCCGGCTGGAAGCGAACGCCGTTGTCCACCGTGATCGATGTCGCCGTGGTTGCGCTCGGCGTGAACGTCGTCTGGTTGATCTGGTCCGTGTTGGGAAGGAGCGCGTCCTCGATCCACTCGTGGATCGTGCTCTCAGACGATCGCTTGGCATCGCCGAGATGATCGAGCAGCGGCGTCTCGAACGGGCTGACGATCGAAACGATATCGGCGACATCTTCCGCGAGTTCCGGCAGCGTCGCGCCGGCTGCGAACGTGGACTTTCCGGTAAATGGCATGGGGACTCCTTTGAGAAATGGCCAGATGGCTAAGAGCCATATGGGAAACAGGAAAGAGCACTACACAGCGAGAATTAGAACATCGTGCCTTCGTGCCTTCGTGCCTTCGTGCCTTCGTGACTTCGTGACTTCTCGCCTTCGTCACTCTTCTTCACGCTCCGCGCCGCAGGCGCAGGTAGCGGAGCAGTTGCGAGCGGCTGCCGCTCGAGCGTGCCTCTTCGAGCGCATCGTCGATCGGGTCTCGGGTCGGCGTGCCGGAGAGGCGGGCCATCGTCGCGCCCGCGTGAGAGGCCGACCGAACGTTGGCGCGGAAGAGGTACGGGCGATCGGTTGTGAGCCGCTCGACCGCGCCCGCGATCCGTTCGCCGAGATCGCCCTGCGCCGGCTCTCCTTCGCGTGGCTCTTGTTCGAGTTCGCGCTCGACGAGGATGGCGCACAGCGCGGCATCGATCGGGTGGTGCGGCGCGAGCGCATCGGCGATGCCGCGCTCCCGGGCCGCCTGCGCTTCGGACTCCGCCTGGGCCTTGGCGATGCTCTCGATGTTCCGCTCGTGCGTGGCGCACCGCTCCGACACGGCCTCAAG from Phycisphaeraceae bacterium includes the following:
- a CDS encoding amidohydrolase family protein, giving the protein MPTHPFPPPRASRAVRHLTRILSIGVVSLSATTACGVTTAQPTGTSPLLPKPESVRDARPTRHAITNATVHVSPTQTLERATVIVKDGLIDRVVTGDADAEALAGSRVWDGSGLHVYAGFIEPFLEVEVPAPDRSAPGVHQNPNVVPQRSALDGVGMDAETRKTLRGLGFTSAAIAPLRGNLRGAAALVSVGDVPTEASADRPPVYRKAIYQAASIKSGEAGFRVYPSSQMGAIALVRQTLLDADHRADQLKRGVSTDPWSCLDALADKSVPLAFDVEHELESLRAAKIGQEFGRPTILIGSGNEYKRLDAIAANGNPTIIPLRFPRTPQVDSISKADEIDLRDLMSWEQHPTNPRRLDEKGLLVALTSSELESRRDFAGNLRKAINHGLKEDRALAMLTTNPAKMLGADAMLGTVEKGKVANLIVADGPIFAKKSKIRDVWVDGVRYEITPETPKGIAGTWDYTFGMGESFDGAIIVEVGDDGKVSVKNEEKADAEGKKSGGERARNVAYRNGVLSYVVDITEGTETSSIVVTATLIGDGIVGRVMIPGVGTMPFTGSRRAGNAETAKTPAQKIAGTWMVTEADGRPVLPDAPDLPRAEITDKGEMTIHIGEARSVATDVVIEEGKISFAYENGPFGEPGIVRDTATISNDEMVGRSIMPDGTVHTWKARKKASDDEEKPAETPDLPGYPFGPFAIREMPAQGNVAITNATVWTSADAGIIENGAVLFSGGKIVYVGPSASMPRFDDSYTVIDATGKHVTPGLIDCHSHTGLFRWGVNEFATNITSECAIGDTTDPDTINWYRQLAGGLVAANQLHGSANPIGGQSQTLKLRWGVRHPDDMHVEDAKPGIKFALGENVKQSNSGQGSTRYPQTRMGVEAILRDRFQQAKEYGEAWTKWNASGGSDKPGTAPRRDLQLEALWEILRGDRLVHCHSYRQDEILMLCRVAKDFGFRIGTFQHVLEGYKVAEAIKEVAIGASAFSDWWNFKVEVQDAIPYNGALMHFAGVNVSFNSDDDQLATHMNIEAAKAVRYGNVPPAEALKFITINPAKQLMIDGRTGSLEVGKDADVVIWSRDPLTATARAEATYVDGREMFSLARDAELQRHAAAERTRLIKKILALDAKPKKPDGESADAQAAGGPPGGGRRRGPRPETMNEYTAGMWGVGSTAGDCGMMQMDALIRYEDGVAGGAR
- a CDS encoding DUF5309 family protein, with product MPFTGKSTFAAGATLPELAEDVADIVSIVSPFETPLLDHLGDAKRSSESTIHEWIEDALLPNTDQINQTTFTPSATTATSITVDNGVRFQPGDLVRPGNSTEVMLVTAVASNTLTVVRGYGATTPHALANDMLLTILGNAALEGADANAARFTSRIRRRNYTQIFTSTVEVSGSMQAARAHGVADEMDFQKQERTRELLRDLENCVINGVAPASDPQGSTTVRRSMNGLLRIIQSNRFVPGVAGFPAGGGVGDVLNEEVLNAALRRVWEQSSARIDTIVVGGAQKRRINAFASAARSYLPEETRFRDMVSVYESDYGVCRVILSRWVPQDYVLMLDSSRVEVLPLSGRSFHFKPLAARGDAHAGQVIGEYTLECRNENAHAIIAGLAA